A single region of the Pelobates fuscus isolate aPelFus1 chromosome 4, aPelFus1.pri, whole genome shotgun sequence genome encodes:
- the LOC134609249 gene encoding zinc finger protein Xfin-like isoform X1 — translation MLGLGNSSMAQVPPTFDDVAVYFSQSEWKSLSSAQRELYKCVMKENYECMLSLGYSIVKPDVVARIEGGEEPWCDARSLCEGDGPVGVPGEDRDENPNMGPEALISTENCWTDIALPKGSSWELDMNSLAVVQIENLEMVLDSEPVKMQISAEKPHICSHCGKSFNCYASVIRHQRMYMGQKTHHCTHCEKGFVQRSDLMKHQRIHTGEKPYQCRDCDKNFTERSALINHQRTHTGERPYKCLDCPKTFNQRSALTKHRRTHTGERPYCCSICLKSFIQNSDLVKHLRTHTGEKPYQCHTCNKRFTESSALIKHKRTHNSDRTHKCLLCSRSFSQSSDLIKHMKTHNNINTTVPDADELLGIQSDTLSSCKEMIKATVAPYVCAECGKTFKQWVSFIRHQQSHSKDRPYRCPECCKTFIQNSDLVKHLRTHTGERPYQCEECDKGFIQKSDLVKHLRTHTGERPFHCLHCQKRFTERSALTKHQRIHTGEKPHRCAICEKGFTQRSNLILHQRIHTGERPYKCAHCARGFIQNSDMVKHQRIHRKPQYVVSKQHGDVSLPGSHPQTFHSQDKITLFTKFDKNMVLRSNPVEQLENKVGENLYQCILCESSFLQKSALHKHWRTHTGDRPYACQHCEKNFTEISALIKHHRTHTGERPYKCTVCEKDFIQRSALTKHMRSHTGEKPYSCLQCGKSFIQNSDLVKHQRIHTGEKPYHCTECNKNFTEVSSLVKHRRTHTGERPYPCQQCKKSFTRSSDLAKHIMIHSVESPPIATAFHEIVIEEPEKIRQTSVEQTSPYQCPECDKMFLLRPALMKHLRTHLTEKRYPCNECDKSFFQTSDLVKHLRTHTGERPYHCAQCDKGFIQNSDLVKHHRTHTGERPFTCNECDRGFVQRSALTKHMRTHTGEKPYSCEQCGKCFIQNSDLVKHQRIHTGEKPYHCPECNKSFTEGSSLIKHRRIHSQDRPYPCAQCGKRFSQSSNLLKHFKSHVEEKPQINLGEAHSASFLESVINRPSTGGDSSSPDKGSNVTPIPVIGAGEKVFKCTECEKSFANRSVLNKHMRIHTGERPYKCSQCVRSFIQKSDLVKHYRIHTGERPYNCNDCGRRFVEKSALCKHQRTHMRQSQSPKTENIQEPDQLQHHITYWGESEDDPQSLIPKLHVVKEGNNPPIIRPYYLGSSFKSFYPLLKNKRMSPRSPSYSCQHCSKNFMHKSVFMKHQKMHAEGGKSHNCSECGKNFCQKSALVKHIRKHTGEKPYKCTTCGKCFVQNSDLAKHMWVHTSEKPYKCSICEKRFVQRSAVVKHLRIHTGERPYRCTECNRGFVQRSDLTNHQRIHTGEKPYSCSGCGRGFSTRSASLRHQRVCCSVRLNQYAENDGNLQSSSWTKPSTDSAIAPTLIGESPIVMVKM, via the exons ATGCTGGGCCTCGGGAACAGTAGCATGGCACAG GTTCCCCCGACGTTCGATGATGTGGCCGTTTATTTCTCCCAAAGTGAGTGGAAGAGTCTGAGCAGCGCTCAAAGAGAGCTCTACAAGTGTGTGATGAAGGAGAACTATGAGTGTATGCTGTCTCTGG GATATTCCATAGTGAAACCTGATGTTGTGGCCCGGATTGAAGGAGGAGAGGAGCCGTGGTGTGATGCCAGGTCTCTATGTGAAGGGGACGGACCGGTTGGTGTGCCAGGTGAGGATAGAG ATGAGAATCCAAATATGGGACCAGAAGCACTTATTTCAACAGAAAACTGCTGGACGGATATTGCGTTACCAAAGGGTTCATCTTGGGAGTTGGATATGAATTCCTTAGCAGTGGTGCAAATTGAAAACCTGGAGATGGTGTTGGACTCGGAACCAGTGAAGATGCAGATCTCTGCTGAAAAGCCTCATATCTGCAGCCATTGTGGGAAGAGCTTCAACTGCTATGCCTCGGTCATAAGGCATCAAAGAATGTACATGGGCCAGAAGACTCACCATTGTACACACTGCGAGAAAGGCTTCGTACAGAGGTCAGACCTGATGAAACACCAAAGGATTCACACTGGTGAGAAGCCATATCAGTGTAGAGACTGTGATAAGAACTTCACAGAGCGATCTGCCCTTATCAACCACCAGAGAACACACACGGGAGAAAGACCTTACAAATGCTTGGATTGTCCAAAAACCTTTAATCAGAGGTCAGCATTAACAAAGCATCGAAGGACACACACGGGTGAGAGACCGTATTGCTGCTCTATATGCTTAAAGAGCTTCATCCAGAACTCTGATCTGGTGAAACATCTGCGGACACACACTGGGGAAAAACCATATCAATGTCACACATGCAATAAAAGATTTACAGAAAGTTCCGCATTGATTAAACACAAGAGAACACACAATTCTGACCGGACCCACAAATGCTTGCTGTGCAGTAGAAGCTTCTCCCAGAGTTCAGACCTTATTAAACACATGAAGACACACAACAATATTAATACTACTGTGCCTGATGCCGATGAATTGTTAGGCATCCAGTCTGACACTTTAAGCTCGTGTAAGGAAATGATCAAAGCTACTGTTGCTCCTTATGTTTGTGCTGAGTGCGGGAAAACATTTAAACAGTGGGTTTCTTTCATCAGACATCAACAATCTCACTCCAAGGACAGACCGTACAGATGTCCTGAGTGTTGCAAAACCTTCATTCAGAATTCTGATTTAGTGAAACATTTAAGAACACACACAGGGGAGAGGCCCTATCAATGCGAAGAATGTGACAAGGGCTTCATCCAGAAATCTGACCTTGTTAAACATTTAAGGACACACACTGGTGAGCGACCGTTCCATTGCTTACACTGCCAAAAACGCTTTACTGAAAGGTCTGCCTTGACTAAACATCAGAGGATCCATACTGGGGAAAAACCCCACAGGTGTGCAATATGTGAAAAAGGGTTTACTCAGAGGTCAAATCTAATCTTACACCAGAGGATACATACTGGTGAACGCCCCTATAAGTGCGCCCACTGTGCCAGAGGGTTCATCCAAAACTCAGACATGGTAAAGCACCAGAGAATTCACAGAAAACCGCAGTATGTGGTCTCCAAACAACATGGTGATGTTTCATTGCCTGGTTCTCATCCGCAGACTTTCCACAGCCAAGATAAAATTACCCTCTTTACAAAGTTTGATAAAAATATGGTTCTAAGATCCAATCCAGTGGAGCAGTTAGAGAATAAAGTAGGAGAGAACCTATACCAGTGTATTTTATGTGAAAGCAGCTTCCTTCAGAAATCTGCTCTCCACAAACATTGGAGAACTCATACTGGAGACAGGCCATACGCATGCCAACATTGTGAAAAAAACTTCACTGAAATATCGGCACTTATTAAACACCATAGAACTCACACTGGGGAAAGGCCTTATAAATGCACCGTCTGTGAAAAGGATTTTATTCAGAGGTCTGCTCTGACCAAGCACATGAGAAGCCATACTGGAGAAAAGCCTTATTCCTGTCTTCAGTGTGGGAAGAGCTTCATCCAGAACTCCGACCTGGTCAAGCACCAAAGAATCCACACTGGAGAGAAACCGTATCACTGTACGGAATGTAACAAAAACTTTACGGAAGTCTCATCTCTGGTGAAACATCGGAGGACACACACTGGGGAGAGACCATATCCATGTCAACAATGCAAGAAGAGCTTCACACGGAGCTCTGACCTTGCTAAACATATAATGATACATTCTGTAGAAAGCCCACCAATTGCTACTGCCTTCCATGAAATAGTTATTGAAGAACCTGAAAAAATTAGACAGACTTCAGTAGAGCAGACATCTCCATATCAATGTCCAGAATGTGACAAGATGTTCTTGTTGAGACCTGCTCTTATGAAACATCTGAGGACTCATCTGACAGAGAAACGATATCCGTGCAATGAGTGTGATAAGAGCTTCTTTCAAACCTCAGACTTGGTTAAACACCttcgaactcacacaggagaacgCCCCTATCATTGTGCACAATGTGACAAGGGCTTTATTCAGAACTCTGACCTTGTCAAGCATCACAGAACGCACACTGGTGAGCGACCTTTCACATGCAATGAGTGCGACCGTGGCTTTGTCCAGAGATCAGCCTTGACCAAGCACATGAGAACTCACACTGGAGAAAAGCCATACAGTTGTGAGCAATGTGGGAAATGCTTCATTCAAAACTCCGACTTGGTGAAACATCAGAGGATCCATACAGGAGAAAAGCCTTATCACTGTCCAGAGTGTAACAAGAGCTTCACTGAAGGATCATCTCTGATCAAGCACCGGAGAATTCACAGTCAGGATAGACCCTATCCTTGTGCACAGTGTGGAAAGCGCTTCAGTCAGAGCTCCAATCTCCTGAAACACTTTAAGAGCCACGTAGAAGAAAAGCCACAGATTAATTTGGGAGAGGCCCATAGTGCTTCTTTTCTTGAATCCGTTATAAACAGGCCCAGCACTGGTGGTGATTCTTCAAGTCCTGATAAAGGAAGTAATGTTACTCCCATTCCAGTAATTGGTGCTGGAGAAAAGGTGTTTAAATGCACTGAATGTGAGAAGAGCTTTGCAAATAGATCTGTACTCAATAAACACATGCGAATCCACACCGGAGAGAGACCGTACAAATGCTCCCAGTGTGTACGGAGCTTTATCCAGAAATCTGATCTTGTCAAACATTACCGTATTCACACTGGCGAGAGACCCTATAATTGTAACGATTGCGGGAGGCGCTTTGTGGAAAAGTCTGCTCTCTGTAAGCACCAGCGAACCCATATGAGACAGAGCCAAAGTCCCAAAACTGAGAACATTCAAGAGCCGGACCAGCTACAGCACCATATTACATACTGGGGCGAATCAGAAGATGACCCGCAGAGTTTGATTCCAAAGCTACATGTTGTTAAAGAAGGCAATAACCCTCCAATTATCAGACCATATTATCTGGGCAGCAGCTTCAAAAGTTTTTATCCTttgttgaaaaataaaagaatgtcACCCAGAAGTCCATCATACAGCTGCCAGCATTGTAGTAAGAATTTCATGCACAAATCTGTTTTCATGAAGCACCAGAAAATGCATGCCGAGGGAGGGAAGTCTCATAATTGTAGTGAGTGCGGCAAAAACTTTTGCCAAAAATCAGCTTTGGTAAAGCACATTCGAAAACACACTGGCGAGAAACCATACAAGTGCACAACGTGTGGGAAATGCTTCGTTCAGAACTCCGATCTTGCCAAGCACATGTGGGTTCACACTAGCGAGAAGCCATACAAGTGTAGTATATGTGAAAAGCGTTTTGTTCAGCGCTCAGCTGTGGTCAAGCACTTGAGGATCCATACTGGTGAAAGACCGTATAGGTGTACAGAATGTAACCGGGGATTTGTTCAGCGATCTGACCTTACAAACCACCAGCGGATCCACACTGGAGAAAAGCCTTATTCCTGCAGTGGGTGTGGCCGTGGCTTCAGTACCCGCTCTGCTTCTCTACGACACCAGCGAGTGTGCTGTTCTGTGAGACTGAACCAATATGCAGAGAACGATGGCAATCTGCAATCCAGTTCTTGGACGAAACCTTCTACAGACTCTGCCATAGCTCCTACCTTAATTGGAGAATCCCCAATCGTGATGGTGAAGATGTAA
- the LOC134609249 gene encoding zinc finger protein Xfin-like isoform X2 produces MLGLGNSSMAQVPPTFDDVAVYFSQSEWKSLSSAQRELYKCVMKENYECMLSLGYSIVKPDVVARIEGGEEPWCDARSLCEGDGPVGVPDENPNMGPEALISTENCWTDIALPKGSSWELDMNSLAVVQIENLEMVLDSEPVKMQISAEKPHICSHCGKSFNCYASVIRHQRMYMGQKTHHCTHCEKGFVQRSDLMKHQRIHTGEKPYQCRDCDKNFTERSALINHQRTHTGERPYKCLDCPKTFNQRSALTKHRRTHTGERPYCCSICLKSFIQNSDLVKHLRTHTGEKPYQCHTCNKRFTESSALIKHKRTHNSDRTHKCLLCSRSFSQSSDLIKHMKTHNNINTTVPDADELLGIQSDTLSSCKEMIKATVAPYVCAECGKTFKQWVSFIRHQQSHSKDRPYRCPECCKTFIQNSDLVKHLRTHTGERPYQCEECDKGFIQKSDLVKHLRTHTGERPFHCLHCQKRFTERSALTKHQRIHTGEKPHRCAICEKGFTQRSNLILHQRIHTGERPYKCAHCARGFIQNSDMVKHQRIHRKPQYVVSKQHGDVSLPGSHPQTFHSQDKITLFTKFDKNMVLRSNPVEQLENKVGENLYQCILCESSFLQKSALHKHWRTHTGDRPYACQHCEKNFTEISALIKHHRTHTGERPYKCTVCEKDFIQRSALTKHMRSHTGEKPYSCLQCGKSFIQNSDLVKHQRIHTGEKPYHCTECNKNFTEVSSLVKHRRTHTGERPYPCQQCKKSFTRSSDLAKHIMIHSVESPPIATAFHEIVIEEPEKIRQTSVEQTSPYQCPECDKMFLLRPALMKHLRTHLTEKRYPCNECDKSFFQTSDLVKHLRTHTGERPYHCAQCDKGFIQNSDLVKHHRTHTGERPFTCNECDRGFVQRSALTKHMRTHTGEKPYSCEQCGKCFIQNSDLVKHQRIHTGEKPYHCPECNKSFTEGSSLIKHRRIHSQDRPYPCAQCGKRFSQSSNLLKHFKSHVEEKPQINLGEAHSASFLESVINRPSTGGDSSSPDKGSNVTPIPVIGAGEKVFKCTECEKSFANRSVLNKHMRIHTGERPYKCSQCVRSFIQKSDLVKHYRIHTGERPYNCNDCGRRFVEKSALCKHQRTHMRQSQSPKTENIQEPDQLQHHITYWGESEDDPQSLIPKLHVVKEGNNPPIIRPYYLGSSFKSFYPLLKNKRMSPRSPSYSCQHCSKNFMHKSVFMKHQKMHAEGGKSHNCSECGKNFCQKSALVKHIRKHTGEKPYKCTTCGKCFVQNSDLAKHMWVHTSEKPYKCSICEKRFVQRSAVVKHLRIHTGERPYRCTECNRGFVQRSDLTNHQRIHTGEKPYSCSGCGRGFSTRSASLRHQRVCCSVRLNQYAENDGNLQSSSWTKPSTDSAIAPTLIGESPIVMVKM; encoded by the exons ATGCTGGGCCTCGGGAACAGTAGCATGGCACAG GTTCCCCCGACGTTCGATGATGTGGCCGTTTATTTCTCCCAAAGTGAGTGGAAGAGTCTGAGCAGCGCTCAAAGAGAGCTCTACAAGTGTGTGATGAAGGAGAACTATGAGTGTATGCTGTCTCTGG GATATTCCATAGTGAAACCTGATGTTGTGGCCCGGATTGAAGGAGGAGAGGAGCCGTGGTGTGATGCCAGGTCTCTATGTGAAGGGGACGGACCGGTTGGTGTGCCAG ATGAGAATCCAAATATGGGACCAGAAGCACTTATTTCAACAGAAAACTGCTGGACGGATATTGCGTTACCAAAGGGTTCATCTTGGGAGTTGGATATGAATTCCTTAGCAGTGGTGCAAATTGAAAACCTGGAGATGGTGTTGGACTCGGAACCAGTGAAGATGCAGATCTCTGCTGAAAAGCCTCATATCTGCAGCCATTGTGGGAAGAGCTTCAACTGCTATGCCTCGGTCATAAGGCATCAAAGAATGTACATGGGCCAGAAGACTCACCATTGTACACACTGCGAGAAAGGCTTCGTACAGAGGTCAGACCTGATGAAACACCAAAGGATTCACACTGGTGAGAAGCCATATCAGTGTAGAGACTGTGATAAGAACTTCACAGAGCGATCTGCCCTTATCAACCACCAGAGAACACACACGGGAGAAAGACCTTACAAATGCTTGGATTGTCCAAAAACCTTTAATCAGAGGTCAGCATTAACAAAGCATCGAAGGACACACACGGGTGAGAGACCGTATTGCTGCTCTATATGCTTAAAGAGCTTCATCCAGAACTCTGATCTGGTGAAACATCTGCGGACACACACTGGGGAAAAACCATATCAATGTCACACATGCAATAAAAGATTTACAGAAAGTTCCGCATTGATTAAACACAAGAGAACACACAATTCTGACCGGACCCACAAATGCTTGCTGTGCAGTAGAAGCTTCTCCCAGAGTTCAGACCTTATTAAACACATGAAGACACACAACAATATTAATACTACTGTGCCTGATGCCGATGAATTGTTAGGCATCCAGTCTGACACTTTAAGCTCGTGTAAGGAAATGATCAAAGCTACTGTTGCTCCTTATGTTTGTGCTGAGTGCGGGAAAACATTTAAACAGTGGGTTTCTTTCATCAGACATCAACAATCTCACTCCAAGGACAGACCGTACAGATGTCCTGAGTGTTGCAAAACCTTCATTCAGAATTCTGATTTAGTGAAACATTTAAGAACACACACAGGGGAGAGGCCCTATCAATGCGAAGAATGTGACAAGGGCTTCATCCAGAAATCTGACCTTGTTAAACATTTAAGGACACACACTGGTGAGCGACCGTTCCATTGCTTACACTGCCAAAAACGCTTTACTGAAAGGTCTGCCTTGACTAAACATCAGAGGATCCATACTGGGGAAAAACCCCACAGGTGTGCAATATGTGAAAAAGGGTTTACTCAGAGGTCAAATCTAATCTTACACCAGAGGATACATACTGGTGAACGCCCCTATAAGTGCGCCCACTGTGCCAGAGGGTTCATCCAAAACTCAGACATGGTAAAGCACCAGAGAATTCACAGAAAACCGCAGTATGTGGTCTCCAAACAACATGGTGATGTTTCATTGCCTGGTTCTCATCCGCAGACTTTCCACAGCCAAGATAAAATTACCCTCTTTACAAAGTTTGATAAAAATATGGTTCTAAGATCCAATCCAGTGGAGCAGTTAGAGAATAAAGTAGGAGAGAACCTATACCAGTGTATTTTATGTGAAAGCAGCTTCCTTCAGAAATCTGCTCTCCACAAACATTGGAGAACTCATACTGGAGACAGGCCATACGCATGCCAACATTGTGAAAAAAACTTCACTGAAATATCGGCACTTATTAAACACCATAGAACTCACACTGGGGAAAGGCCTTATAAATGCACCGTCTGTGAAAAGGATTTTATTCAGAGGTCTGCTCTGACCAAGCACATGAGAAGCCATACTGGAGAAAAGCCTTATTCCTGTCTTCAGTGTGGGAAGAGCTTCATCCAGAACTCCGACCTGGTCAAGCACCAAAGAATCCACACTGGAGAGAAACCGTATCACTGTACGGAATGTAACAAAAACTTTACGGAAGTCTCATCTCTGGTGAAACATCGGAGGACACACACTGGGGAGAGACCATATCCATGTCAACAATGCAAGAAGAGCTTCACACGGAGCTCTGACCTTGCTAAACATATAATGATACATTCTGTAGAAAGCCCACCAATTGCTACTGCCTTCCATGAAATAGTTATTGAAGAACCTGAAAAAATTAGACAGACTTCAGTAGAGCAGACATCTCCATATCAATGTCCAGAATGTGACAAGATGTTCTTGTTGAGACCTGCTCTTATGAAACATCTGAGGACTCATCTGACAGAGAAACGATATCCGTGCAATGAGTGTGATAAGAGCTTCTTTCAAACCTCAGACTTGGTTAAACACCttcgaactcacacaggagaacgCCCCTATCATTGTGCACAATGTGACAAGGGCTTTATTCAGAACTCTGACCTTGTCAAGCATCACAGAACGCACACTGGTGAGCGACCTTTCACATGCAATGAGTGCGACCGTGGCTTTGTCCAGAGATCAGCCTTGACCAAGCACATGAGAACTCACACTGGAGAAAAGCCATACAGTTGTGAGCAATGTGGGAAATGCTTCATTCAAAACTCCGACTTGGTGAAACATCAGAGGATCCATACAGGAGAAAAGCCTTATCACTGTCCAGAGTGTAACAAGAGCTTCACTGAAGGATCATCTCTGATCAAGCACCGGAGAATTCACAGTCAGGATAGACCCTATCCTTGTGCACAGTGTGGAAAGCGCTTCAGTCAGAGCTCCAATCTCCTGAAACACTTTAAGAGCCACGTAGAAGAAAAGCCACAGATTAATTTGGGAGAGGCCCATAGTGCTTCTTTTCTTGAATCCGTTATAAACAGGCCCAGCACTGGTGGTGATTCTTCAAGTCCTGATAAAGGAAGTAATGTTACTCCCATTCCAGTAATTGGTGCTGGAGAAAAGGTGTTTAAATGCACTGAATGTGAGAAGAGCTTTGCAAATAGATCTGTACTCAATAAACACATGCGAATCCACACCGGAGAGAGACCGTACAAATGCTCCCAGTGTGTACGGAGCTTTATCCAGAAATCTGATCTTGTCAAACATTACCGTATTCACACTGGCGAGAGACCCTATAATTGTAACGATTGCGGGAGGCGCTTTGTGGAAAAGTCTGCTCTCTGTAAGCACCAGCGAACCCATATGAGACAGAGCCAAAGTCCCAAAACTGAGAACATTCAAGAGCCGGACCAGCTACAGCACCATATTACATACTGGGGCGAATCAGAAGATGACCCGCAGAGTTTGATTCCAAAGCTACATGTTGTTAAAGAAGGCAATAACCCTCCAATTATCAGACCATATTATCTGGGCAGCAGCTTCAAAAGTTTTTATCCTttgttgaaaaataaaagaatgtcACCCAGAAGTCCATCATACAGCTGCCAGCATTGTAGTAAGAATTTCATGCACAAATCTGTTTTCATGAAGCACCAGAAAATGCATGCCGAGGGAGGGAAGTCTCATAATTGTAGTGAGTGCGGCAAAAACTTTTGCCAAAAATCAGCTTTGGTAAAGCACATTCGAAAACACACTGGCGAGAAACCATACAAGTGCACAACGTGTGGGAAATGCTTCGTTCAGAACTCCGATCTTGCCAAGCACATGTGGGTTCACACTAGCGAGAAGCCATACAAGTGTAGTATATGTGAAAAGCGTTTTGTTCAGCGCTCAGCTGTGGTCAAGCACTTGAGGATCCATACTGGTGAAAGACCGTATAGGTGTACAGAATGTAACCGGGGATTTGTTCAGCGATCTGACCTTACAAACCACCAGCGGATCCACACTGGAGAAAAGCCTTATTCCTGCAGTGGGTGTGGCCGTGGCTTCAGTACCCGCTCTGCTTCTCTACGACACCAGCGAGTGTGCTGTTCTGTGAGACTGAACCAATATGCAGAGAACGATGGCAATCTGCAATCCAGTTCTTGGACGAAACCTTCTACAGACTCTGCCATAGCTCCTACCTTAATTGGAGAATCCCCAATCGTGATGGTGAAGATGTAA